A stretch of Halomonas elongata DSM 2581 DNA encodes these proteins:
- a CDS encoding carbohydrate ABC transporter permease: protein MNRATTTRNTLRVILLILVAGLVVGPLLASFFGGFKTNAELRTNPLWLPDNWNPEHYISILLDGSFWRYLGNSFFISSMTVLLTLVVGAAAAYVFAQIRFLGSKMILSYLLLGLMFPFAAAILPLFIKVRDLGLLDSYWAVILPQTAFGLSLAILLFKAFFDQLPRELFEAAYVDGCSYLRFFWSFTLPLSTPILATVGVFVFVQSWNNFLLPLVVLNDRSLYTWSLGMMQFQGEYLTQWNMILAFVSLTIMPAVIFFLAAQKYIVAGLTGGSVKG from the coding sequence ATGAATCGGGCGACGACGACGCGCAATACCCTGCGCGTGATTCTGCTGATCCTGGTGGCCGGCCTGGTTGTCGGCCCATTGCTGGCTTCTTTCTTCGGTGGTTTCAAGACCAACGCCGAGCTGCGAACCAATCCACTCTGGTTGCCGGATAACTGGAATCCTGAGCATTACATCAGCATCTTGCTCGATGGAAGTTTCTGGCGCTATCTGGGCAACTCTTTCTTCATTTCCTCGATGACGGTGCTGCTGACGCTGGTCGTGGGGGCGGCGGCCGCCTATGTGTTTGCGCAGATTCGCTTCCTCGGCTCGAAAATGATCCTTTCCTACCTGCTGCTGGGGCTGATGTTTCCCTTCGCGGCGGCGATCCTGCCACTGTTCATCAAGGTGCGTGACCTGGGACTGCTCGACAGTTACTGGGCTGTCATCCTGCCGCAGACAGCTTTCGGGTTGTCGTTGGCGATCCTGCTGTTCAAGGCATTCTTCGATCAGCTACCCCGTGAACTGTTCGAGGCGGCCTACGTGGATGGCTGCAGCTACCTGCGTTTTTTCTGGTCTTTCACCCTGCCATTGTCGACGCCGATTCTGGCCACCGTGGGAGTGTTCGTCTTCGTTCAGAGCTGGAACAACTTCCTGCTGCCGCTGGTGGTGCTCAATGATCGTTCTCTCTATACCTGGTCGCTCGGCATGATGCAGTTCCAGGGCGAGTACCTGACCCAGTGGAACATGATTCTGGCTTTCGTGAGCCTGACGATCATGCCGGCCGTGATCTTTTTCCTCGCGGCTCAGAAATACATCGTCGCCGGCCTCACCGGTGGTTCCGTCAAGGGATAA
- a CDS encoding ABC transporter ATP-binding protein: MAEVALVEIEKTFRGKTTVISNLDLEIEDGSFTVLVGPSGCGKSTLLRMIAGLETVTRGAISIGGHDVTTAEPSDRDIAMVFQSYALYPHMTVARNIDFGMRLAKVPAQERQAKVDEAAKLLNLEDLLERKPAELSGGQRQRVAIGRAIVRNPGVFLFDEPLSNLDAALRNRMRVELAELHQRLDATMVYVTHDQIEAMTLADRIVVLNAGKIEQVGAPMELYQRPETLFVAGFIGSPKMNLITGAVAEAYGATTLGIRPEHIEVGHDRGEWRGRVRVVEKLGSDAFAYVDSEEVGALTVRLPGDVDTRSGDILELTPRHELLHPFDQQGMRLPDDVVENARAIA, translated from the coding sequence ATGGCTGAAGTAGCACTGGTCGAAATCGAAAAGACCTTTCGTGGCAAGACCACGGTAATTTCCAATCTCGACCTGGAGATCGAGGATGGCTCTTTCACCGTGCTGGTGGGGCCATCCGGCTGCGGCAAGTCGACCTTGTTGCGCATGATCGCCGGGCTGGAAACCGTGACGCGTGGTGCGATCAGCATCGGTGGGCATGACGTGACCACTGCTGAACCCAGTGATCGTGATATCGCCATGGTCTTCCAGTCCTATGCGCTATATCCACACATGACGGTGGCCCGCAATATCGATTTCGGAATGCGCCTGGCCAAGGTCCCCGCACAGGAACGCCAGGCAAAAGTCGACGAAGCGGCCAAGCTTCTCAACCTGGAAGACCTGCTCGAACGCAAGCCGGCAGAGCTGTCGGGTGGACAGCGGCAGCGTGTGGCCATTGGCCGCGCCATCGTACGCAATCCCGGCGTGTTCCTGTTCGATGAACCGCTCTCCAACCTCGATGCGGCCCTGCGTAACCGTATGCGCGTCGAGCTTGCCGAGCTGCACCAACGCCTCGACGCCACCATGGTGTATGTCACCCATGATCAGATCGAAGCCATGACCCTGGCCGATCGCATCGTCGTTCTCAATGCAGGGAAAATCGAGCAGGTCGGGGCACCAATGGAACTCTACCAGCGGCCCGAGACCTTGTTCGTGGCCGGCTTCATCGGCTCGCCGAAGATGAACCTGATCACGGGTGCTGTTGCCGAGGCTTATGGAGCAACGACTCTGGGCATTCGTCCGGAGCATATCGAGGTCGGCCATGATCGCGGTGAGTGGCGGGGCCGTGTCCGAGTGGTCGAGAAGCTCGGTTCCGACGCCTTTGCCTATGTCGATAGTGAAGAGGTCGGCGCCTTGACGGTGCGCTTGCCTGGCGATGTCGATACACGCAGTGGCGACATCCTCGAGCTGACGCCTCGCCACGAGCTGCTGCATCCCTTCGATCAGCAGGGGATGCGACTGCCTGACGATGTCGTCGAAAACGCCAGGGCCATTGCCTGA
- a CDS encoding ROK family transcriptional regulator, whose amino-acid sequence MPTSFQPHRSGDLHFLKRLNRSAILELVRRSPGLTRADIATQAQLTKATVGSGVQSLLKQGWLREGELQKSSGGRPGRALHLDEQRFAILGAEVGVHGLRLVACTLSGRILASHHERLSPSSPEVTAELLAGLLKTLQQSPALDGYHLLGLGVALPGPVAPNAPLLRVAPNLGWKDIRFLDLLRSHLPQLEGAWLMDNEAKSAAFGEFYFRTGQVPDSLIYVSAGTGIGSGMIEGNQPLLSRGFQGLAGEIGHTVLQPGGLYCHCGNRGCAETLVSGWSIRAALGVAEDEDLLEALRPRLHEEAVQLTLRRAGEALGTLLLNLHHTQNPSELVLGGSLVQLGPSFLDPALSYFKTHQNRLLGSSQQVPLRVIDDSTFIAARGAAAQVLAHVIHGPSDLI is encoded by the coding sequence ATGCCCACCAGTTTTCAGCCTCACCGGTCAGGCGATCTCCACTTCCTCAAACGGCTCAATCGCAGCGCCATTCTGGAGCTGGTTCGCCGCTCTCCCGGCCTGACGCGTGCCGACATCGCGACCCAGGCCCAATTGACGAAGGCGACGGTGGGTAGCGGCGTGCAGTCACTGCTCAAGCAGGGGTGGCTACGCGAGGGGGAACTGCAGAAGAGCAGCGGGGGACGCCCCGGCCGCGCCCTGCATCTCGATGAGCAACGCTTTGCGATCCTCGGCGCCGAAGTCGGCGTACACGGCCTTCGCCTGGTGGCCTGCACGCTCTCGGGACGGATACTGGCCAGTCACCACGAGCGGTTGTCGCCTTCGTCGCCCGAGGTGACGGCTGAGTTGCTCGCCGGCCTGCTGAAAACACTGCAGCAATCCCCGGCACTCGACGGCTACCACCTCCTCGGTCTCGGCGTCGCCCTGCCCGGCCCCGTCGCGCCCAACGCGCCCTTGCTGCGCGTGGCACCGAACCTGGGATGGAAAGACATCCGCTTTCTCGATCTGCTGCGCTCCCACCTGCCTCAGCTGGAAGGCGCCTGGTTGATGGACAATGAGGCCAAGTCGGCGGCCTTCGGGGAGTTCTATTTCCGGACTGGCCAGGTGCCCGATTCCCTGATTTACGTCAGCGCCGGCACCGGCATCGGCAGCGGCATGATCGAGGGCAACCAGCCGCTGCTCTCCCGAGGCTTCCAAGGACTGGCCGGGGAAATCGGTCATACCGTCCTGCAGCCCGGCGGCCTCTACTGTCACTGCGGCAATCGCGGCTGCGCAGAGACGCTGGTCAGCGGCTGGTCGATCCGCGCCGCCCTGGGTGTCGCCGAGGACGAGGATCTTCTCGAGGCCCTGCGGCCGCGGCTGCACGAAGAAGCCGTCCAGCTCACGCTGCGACGTGCAGGCGAGGCACTGGGAACCCTGTTGCTCAACCTCCACCATACCCAGAACCCTTCCGAGCTTGTGCTGGGGGGATCGCTGGTCCAGTTGGGCCCCTCCTTCCTCGATCCGGCCCTGTCATATTTCAAGACCCACCAGAACCGGCTCCTGGGCTCCTCCCAGCAAGTCCCTCTCCGCGTGATCGACGACTCCACCTTCATCGCCGCCCGCGGTGCTGCCGCCCAGGTGCTCGCCCACGTCATCCATGGTCCCAGCGATCTCATCTGA
- a CDS encoding ABC transporter substrate-binding protein, translated as MNALRQFTGGHSRRRCLVAAIAAVSALGSIAAAADTTVQVLRVEVSDAEKQYYDEVVAEYEAQHPEVNVEFDYIANEAYKTRLPTLLQSEQRPDIFYSWGGEGLRDKVEAGFVRDLTEPMKDGWKELYPESAVSTFTLDGRIYGAPLYATVVGFWVNTALTEQAGVDIDEIETWQDLESAVVALREQGITPAVVGAKDGWPMHFYWGYLATRLVGGDGIEAAKAGDDGGFTNESFIRAGEMLQEFAELEPFQSGFMSTTYERASAMFGDGEAALHLMGDWDYIPSKERSMSGEGVPDEDLEFIRFPDVEGGAGNDHSFGGMNGFAVTEGASDEAVDFLRFLLNEENQRKAAKRGIFVPVAKGSEEALATPYARKVAEILADSTFHQVFLDQALGTSVGATVNNISTDLAQGVITPEEAVDRVAEAWQFR; from the coding sequence ATGAATGCATTGCGTCAGTTCACAGGAGGACATTCCCGTCGCCGTTGTCTGGTGGCGGCAATCGCCGCTGTTTCGGCACTGGGCTCCATCGCCGCCGCCGCCGATACCACGGTCCAGGTGCTGCGGGTCGAGGTGAGTGATGCCGAGAAGCAGTACTACGACGAGGTCGTGGCCGAGTACGAAGCCCAGCACCCGGAGGTCAACGTCGAGTTCGACTACATCGCCAACGAGGCCTACAAGACGCGCCTGCCGACGTTATTACAGTCCGAACAGCGCCCCGATATCTTCTATAGCTGGGGCGGCGAGGGGCTGCGTGACAAGGTGGAAGCCGGCTTCGTGCGTGATCTGACCGAACCCATGAAGGACGGCTGGAAGGAACTCTATCCGGAGTCGGCGGTGAGCACCTTTACCCTGGATGGGCGTATTTATGGCGCGCCTCTCTACGCCACGGTGGTGGGCTTCTGGGTCAACACCGCCCTGACCGAGCAGGCGGGTGTCGACATTGATGAGATAGAGACCTGGCAGGACCTCGAGTCGGCCGTGGTGGCACTGCGTGAGCAGGGCATCACGCCAGCGGTGGTCGGTGCCAAGGACGGTTGGCCGATGCATTTCTACTGGGGTTACCTGGCGACCCGTCTGGTGGGTGGTGACGGCATCGAGGCTGCCAAGGCCGGTGACGATGGTGGCTTTACCAATGAGAGTTTCATCCGTGCCGGCGAAATGCTCCAGGAGTTCGCAGAACTCGAACCCTTCCAATCGGGCTTCATGTCGACCACCTACGAGCGCGCCAGTGCCATGTTCGGAGACGGTGAAGCGGCCCTGCACCTGATGGGGGACTGGGACTATATCCCCTCGAAGGAACGCTCGATGAGCGGCGAGGGCGTGCCGGATGAGGATCTGGAGTTCATCCGTTTTCCGGATGTCGAGGGAGGCGCCGGGAATGACCATAGCTTCGGTGGCATGAATGGCTTTGCCGTTACCGAGGGGGCCTCTGACGAAGCGGTCGACTTCCTGCGTTTTCTGCTCAATGAGGAAAATCAGCGCAAGGCGGCGAAGCGCGGCATTTTCGTGCCGGTGGCCAAAGGTTCTGAAGAAGCGCTCGCAACACCTTATGCCCGCAAGGTGGCTGAAATTCTCGCAGACTCGACGTTTCACCAGGTATTTCTCGACCAGGCGCTGGGGACCTCCGTTGGCGCGACCGTCAACAATATCAGTACCGATCTGGCCCAGGGAGTGATCACGCCGGAGGAGGCGGTCGATCGGGTCGCCGAGGCCTGGCAGTTCCGGTAA
- a CDS encoding glycoside hydrolase family 43 protein: MKDKVRNPILPGFNPDPSICRVGGDYYIATSTFEWYPGVQIHHSRDLANWELASRPLERTSQLDMRGNPDSCGIWAPCLSYADGLFWLIYTDMKRYEGNFKDGHNYLVTAPTIEGPWSDPVYLNSSGFDPSLFHDEDGRKWLLNLQWDYRQREGGDRFGGILLQEYDVEQQRLVGPICNIFAGTPMKLTEGPHLYRRDGWYHLLVAEGGTGYEHAVTMARSREIAGPYEVHPDNPVLTSRQDSDNPLQRAGHADLVDTPSGETWMVHLCGRPLPGTRRSPRGRETSLQKVEWGADGWLRLAHGGNTPALEVSMPGVEQLAPAAEEVHDFTSGALPEAFQWLRTPQPERLFSLSERPGYLRLFGRESVGSWFEQALVARRQDSIHCSAETTLEFEPEDLQQFAGLIAYYNRFKFHYLAVTRGDGGDKVLSVMSCRDAWPSGTLEIVDSDDVALDPALPVRLGLDIREAELQFRYAQGDAAWQPVGPVLDASLLSDEGSGRAHGYFTGNFLGMAAHDISGRGIPADFSGFRYCRENR; encoded by the coding sequence ATGAAAGACAAGGTTCGCAATCCGATTCTGCCCGGCTTCAACCCGGATCCCTCCATCTGTCGGGTTGGCGGGGATTACTACATCGCCACTTCCACCTTCGAGTGGTATCCGGGCGTACAGATTCATCACTCGCGTGACCTGGCCAACTGGGAATTGGCCAGTCGGCCACTCGAACGAACCAGCCAGCTCGACATGCGTGGCAACCCCGACTCCTGCGGAATCTGGGCACCGTGCCTGAGCTACGCCGATGGCTTGTTCTGGCTGATCTACACCGACATGAAACGCTACGAGGGCAACTTCAAGGATGGCCACAATTATCTGGTCACCGCACCCACCATCGAAGGGCCCTGGAGTGATCCGGTCTATCTGAATTCCAGCGGCTTCGACCCCTCGCTGTTTCACGACGAGGACGGCCGCAAGTGGCTGCTCAACCTGCAGTGGGATTATCGCCAGCGTGAGGGGGGCGACCGCTTCGGCGGCATCCTGCTCCAGGAGTATGACGTCGAGCAGCAACGACTCGTGGGCCCTATCTGCAATATCTTCGCCGGCACCCCGATGAAACTCACCGAGGGGCCGCACCTCTATCGTCGCGATGGCTGGTACCACCTGCTGGTGGCCGAGGGCGGCACCGGCTACGAGCATGCCGTGACCATGGCTCGCTCGAGGGAGATTGCCGGCCCCTATGAAGTGCACCCTGACAACCCGGTGTTGACCTCGCGCCAGGACTCGGACAATCCGTTGCAGCGGGCCGGCCACGCGGATCTGGTCGACACGCCAAGTGGCGAGACCTGGATGGTGCACCTGTGTGGACGGCCACTGCCCGGCACGCGTCGTTCGCCGAGGGGGCGCGAGACGTCGCTCCAGAAGGTCGAGTGGGGCGCCGATGGCTGGCTGCGACTGGCTCACGGCGGCAATACGCCGGCTCTGGAGGTGTCGATGCCTGGGGTCGAGCAGCTGGCACCGGCCGCCGAGGAGGTCCATGACTTTACATCCGGCGCCTTGCCCGAGGCCTTTCAGTGGTTACGCACGCCTCAGCCCGAGCGGCTGTTTTCGTTGAGCGAACGCCCCGGTTACCTGCGCTTGTTCGGGCGCGAGTCGGTGGGCTCCTGGTTCGAGCAGGCCCTGGTGGCGCGCCGCCAGGACAGCATTCACTGCAGCGCCGAAACCACGCTGGAGTTCGAGCCGGAGGACCTGCAACAGTTCGCTGGCCTGATCGCCTACTACAACCGTTTCAAGTTCCATTACCTGGCGGTGACCCGAGGGGATGGCGGCGACAAGGTGCTCAGCGTGATGAGCTGCCGTGATGCATGGCCGAGCGGAACCCTGGAGATCGTCGATAGCGATGACGTGGCGCTCGATCCTGCGCTACCGGTGCGCCTGGGTCTCGACATCCGCGAGGCTGAGCTGCAGTTCCGCTACGCCCAGGGCGACGCTGCCTGGCAGCCGGTCGGCCCGGTGCTCGATGCCAGCCTGCTCTCCGACGAGGGAAGCGGCCGTGCCCATGGCTATTTCACTGGCAACTTCCTGGGCATGGCGGCCCATGACATCAGCGGTCGCGGTATTCCGGCGGATTTCTCTGGATTTCGCTACTGCCGTGAAAACCGCTGA
- the lamB gene encoding maltoporin has protein sequence MGSYHHASRYFMRALLFGAGCAASTLTMAEGLASNVDFTGYARSGVGNTVGGGDQACFKANGASAKYRLGNECDTYAELGLGATLYEKEDKKFYFQSMIGYSTDQLNDYEGSESDETKVSVRQMNVQADNIIEALPGATLWAGKRFYRRHDIHINDFFYWDVSGPGAGIENIDVGTGKLSLAWLRATNEADRAYPDANNRISNDTLDIRWSDIPTNPDGSLVLGYDYGRAQLTEEQEDYYDGSQAEKGHMFTIQHTQKNWFGGTNKLALQYATDGIINAGDTKGRMAGSTTHRDAPGGDMWRVINHGNVWLSPDKLDLMYAAVYEDQSFDDDSGRTWISAGIRPTYYWTENMSTALELGHDYIDPEADDGIGSRSLTKFTLAQQWAAGVGGYARPVIRLFATYANWDGDPLQEDGGSAAISAGDAGGAIDIDDNDGLTVGVQMDVWW, from the coding sequence ATGGGAAGCTATCATCACGCTAGCCGCTATTTCATGCGCGCTTTATTGTTCGGTGCGGGATGTGCCGCTTCGACACTGACGATGGCGGAAGGCCTGGCATCCAATGTGGATTTTACCGGCTATGCTCGGTCAGGTGTCGGAAACACGGTCGGTGGTGGCGATCAGGCCTGCTTCAAGGCCAATGGGGCCTCGGCCAAGTATCGTCTCGGTAACGAGTGCGATACCTACGCTGAATTAGGGCTGGGAGCCACGCTTTACGAGAAAGAAGACAAGAAATTCTACTTCCAGAGCATGATCGGTTATTCGACTGATCAGTTGAATGACTATGAAGGAAGTGAAAGCGACGAGACCAAGGTGTCGGTGCGTCAGATGAACGTTCAGGCCGACAACATCATTGAAGCCTTGCCAGGTGCCACGCTATGGGCTGGCAAGCGGTTCTATCGGCGCCATGACATCCACATCAATGACTTCTTCTACTGGGATGTGTCCGGTCCCGGTGCTGGTATTGAAAATATCGATGTCGGTACCGGCAAGCTGAGCCTGGCCTGGCTACGTGCCACGAACGAGGCTGACAGGGCATATCCCGATGCCAACAACCGGATCTCCAACGATACCCTGGATATCCGTTGGTCGGATATTCCGACCAATCCCGATGGGTCCCTGGTCCTGGGTTACGACTATGGCCGCGCTCAGCTTACCGAAGAGCAGGAAGATTACTACGACGGAAGCCAAGCCGAAAAAGGGCATATGTTCACCATCCAGCATACCCAGAAAAACTGGTTTGGCGGAACCAATAAGCTGGCACTCCAATACGCCACTGACGGCATCATCAATGCCGGTGATACCAAGGGACGCATGGCGGGAAGCACGACGCATCGAGATGCGCCGGGTGGCGATATGTGGCGTGTCATCAATCACGGCAATGTGTGGCTGTCGCCGGACAAGCTGGATCTGATGTATGCCGCCGTCTATGAAGATCAGAGCTTTGATGACGACTCGGGACGTACCTGGATTTCCGCCGGTATTCGCCCTACCTACTACTGGACGGAAAACATGAGTACCGCCCTGGAACTCGGTCATGACTACATCGACCCCGAGGCCGATGACGGGATCGGTAGCCGGAGCCTCACCAAGTTCACACTGGCCCAGCAATGGGCGGCGGGTGTAGGCGGTTATGCGCGACCGGTCATTCGACTCTTTGCTACCTATGCCAACTGGGATGGCGATCCCCTTCAGGAAGATGGAGGCAGCGCTGCAATCTCGGCCGGCGATGCCGGTGGCGCGATTGACATCGATGACAACGATGGGCTGACCGTCGGCGTACAGATGGATGTCTGGTGGTAA
- a CDS encoding SDR family NAD(P)-dependent oxidoreductase: MSEDAGRYPSLEQRVVFITGGGSGIGAGLTRAFHGQGAVVAFVDIDDAASQALVEELKAETGRAPHYYHCDIRDVAALQSVIAEVGQTLGAIRTLVNNAANDDRHSWDDIDVEYWDERMSLNLRPMFFAAQAAARQMIEAGGGSVINFGSISVRMALGDLSCYMTAKAAVHGLTRSLARDLGPHDIRVNTLVPGSIITERQLEKWIGPEEEASIQERQSLKFRLEAHHVAPAVLFLASTDSQAISGQELAVDGGWG; encoded by the coding sequence ATGAGTGAGGACGCGGGGCGTTACCCCAGCCTGGAGCAGCGAGTGGTGTTCATCACCGGCGGCGGCAGTGGCATTGGTGCGGGACTGACCCGAGCCTTTCATGGCCAAGGCGCTGTGGTTGCCTTTGTCGATATCGATGATGCCGCCAGCCAGGCGCTGGTCGAGGAGTTGAAGGCGGAAACCGGTAGGGCGCCGCACTATTACCACTGTGATATCCGCGACGTTGCGGCCTTGCAGTCGGTCATCGCCGAGGTAGGCCAGACGTTGGGAGCGATCCGGACATTGGTGAACAATGCCGCCAACGATGACCGGCATTCCTGGGACGACATCGATGTCGAGTACTGGGATGAGCGAATGTCGCTCAACTTGCGGCCGATGTTTTTCGCTGCTCAAGCGGCGGCCCGGCAGATGATCGAGGCGGGTGGCGGCTCGGTCATCAATTTCGGCTCGATCAGCGTGCGCATGGCGCTGGGGGATCTCTCCTGCTACATGACCGCCAAGGCGGCGGTACACGGCCTGACTCGCAGCCTGGCTCGCGATCTGGGTCCTCACGATATTCGCGTCAATACCCTGGTGCCCGGCTCAATCATCACCGAACGGCAACTGGAGAAGTGGATCGGTCCCGAAGAAGAGGCCTCGATCCAGGAGCGTCAATCCTTGAAATTCCGGCTGGAAGCCCATCATGTCGCACCGGCCGTGCTGTTTCTGGCCAGTACCGACAGCCAGGCGATTTCCGGCCAGGAGCTCGCCGTCGATGGGGGCTGGGGCTGA
- a CDS encoding carbohydrate ABC transporter permease — translation MTTINPPAVRKRGTADRIKKNVVSGKLSAVLILLPPALILFSLFVILPLIDAAFYSGFSWNGYGSPSDFVGTQNYQRLLDHSVFHTALWNTAKLIIVSLVIQMPLALGLALLVYRKTPTNTLFRLVFFLPYILAEVAAGLIWSFVFDGDYGITASILQSLDQESVYVLADRQWAFPAIMTVIVWKYFGFHMMIYIAALQSVPEDLIEAAKLEGAKPRQIARHVQIPMIKHALVVSGFFAIIGSLQIFDIIIPLTNGGPSNTTHTIVTYLYTFGLSRLNIGFGSAAAVVLFVLAIGIAFFYQRTTGNKEGQA, via the coding sequence ATGACAACGATAAATCCCCCCGCCGTGCGTAAACGGGGCACGGCGGATCGCATCAAGAAGAATGTGGTCAGCGGCAAGCTCTCGGCCGTTCTTATACTGCTGCCACCGGCATTGATTCTCTTCTCTTTGTTCGTCATTTTGCCGCTGATCGATGCGGCCTTTTACAGCGGCTTCTCGTGGAACGGCTATGGATCGCCTTCCGACTTCGTCGGTACCCAGAACTACCAGCGGCTGCTCGATCATTCCGTGTTCCATACGGCGTTGTGGAATACCGCCAAGCTGATAATCGTCTCTCTGGTCATCCAGATGCCGCTCGCCCTGGGCCTGGCGCTGCTGGTATACCGCAAGACACCGACCAATACCTTGTTCCGGCTGGTGTTCTTTCTGCCCTATATCCTGGCCGAAGTGGCGGCCGGCCTTATCTGGAGCTTCGTCTTCGACGGCGACTATGGCATTACCGCGTCGATTCTCCAGTCGTTGGATCAGGAATCCGTCTATGTGCTGGCCGACCGGCAATGGGCCTTTCCGGCGATCATGACGGTCATCGTCTGGAAGTATTTCGGCTTTCACATGATGATCTACATCGCCGCGCTACAGAGCGTCCCCGAGGATCTGATCGAGGCGGCCAAGCTGGAAGGGGCCAAGCCGCGCCAGATAGCTCGCCACGTGCAGATTCCGATGATCAAGCACGCCCTGGTGGTGAGCGGCTTCTTCGCCATCATCGGTTCGCTGCAAATCTTCGACATCATCATTCCGCTGACCAACGGCGGGCCCTCGAATACAACTCACACCATCGTGACCTATCTCTATACCTTCGGTCTGTCGCGGCTGAATATCGGCTTCGGTAGCGCCGCCGCCGTGGTGTTGTTCGTGCTGGCCATCGGTATTGCCTTCTTCTATCAGCGTACTACCGGCAACAAGGAGGGGCAGGCATGA